AACAGGTCTGGAAAGCGTTCATTTGGACCAACTGGATCATGCTTCTGTGTTTCATGTGTTGAAAGGAAATGTAAGTGGCAGGAGCTGAGAAGCATGTTTATTCATTTGGGTGGCGAGAAAATTATTAGAGCTTCCGAACTGATTGCTATTTTCGATATCTCGATCGAGAAGTCGTCCAAAATATCGAAACAATTCATTCAGCAAGCTGTAAAGGATAAAAAAACCGAGAAAATCGGGGAAGAGGAATGTAAATCCCTCGTTGTTACCAAAGGGAAAGTGTATTATTCCCCCATTTCCTCAACTACGCTCAAGAAACGAGCACACCAGTTATTAACGAACTAAGGTTGGAGCCAATGAAAGCGGAATTGTGTTCATTGGCGAAACAAAACTTCCTCTACGCGCAGTGATAAGCATCAATTGCATCGCTAGAGGGTTATCTCACTATAAAAAAGCAGGTGGAGATTAACATGTCTGTGAATCAAAATGCATACGATGACAGTCAGATTCAGGTACTGGAAGGTTTAGAGGCGGTTCGTAAACGGC
Above is a genomic segment from Paenibacillus sp. HWE-109 containing:
- the remB gene encoding extracellular matrix regulator RemB codes for the protein MFIHLGGEKIIRASELIAIFDISIEKSSKISKQFIQQAVKDKKTEKIGEEECKSLVVTKGKVYYSPISSTTLKKRAHQLLTN